A window of Diabrotica virgifera virgifera chromosome 9, PGI_DIABVI_V3a contains these coding sequences:
- the LOC126891588 gene encoding histidine-rich glycoprotein-like — protein sequence MAQFVTHIQPTLVESSHHHLPHHHHKEHHKEHHKDHHKEHHKDHHKDHHGKDHGKDHGKDHGKEKDHHPSTKSPYKPDHHPHEYYPGGHHNFPVLPHVPFDHHHEDHYHHNGGSKRDSDHYEHGGSHGSSKRDSGHYLDSHGIPHQFELHFIDSQGIHRDYHGHAIEEDHHGEKEKHHKKNDKSPYREEGGRPTPPQFIDIQPIHLENKLHVSTFI from the coding sequence ATGGCTCAATTTGTTACGCATATTCAGCCAACGTTAGTGGAGTCTTCCCATCATCACCTTCCTCATCATCACCATAAAGAACATCACAAGGAACACCATAAAGATCATCATAAAGAACACCACAAAGACCATCATAAGGATCACCATGGTAAAGACCATGGTAAAGACCATGGTAAAGATCATGGTAAAGAAAAAGATCACCATCCATCGACTAAAAGTCCTTACAAGCCTGATCACCACCCTCATGAGTATTATCCAGGAGGACATCACAACTTTCCTGTTCTTCCGCACGTGCCATTTGACCACCATCACGAAGATCATTACCACCATAATGGGGGGAGTAAGAGAGACTCAGATCATTACGAGCATGGTGGGAGCCACGGATCAAGTAAGAGAGATTCGGGACATTATTTAGATTCCCATGGGATTCCCCACCAATTTGAGTTACACTTTATAGATTCTCAAGGCATACATAGAGATTATCATGGACATGCCATCGAGGAAGATCATCACGGCGAGAAAGagaagcaccacaagaagaacgATAAGTCTCCGTATAGAGAAGAAGGGGGACGACCGACTCCACCTCAGTTTATCGATATTCAGCCAATACATTTGGAAAACAAattacatgtaagtacctttatttaa